One stretch of Plodia interpunctella isolate USDA-ARS_2022_Savannah chromosome 10, ilPloInte3.2, whole genome shotgun sequence DNA includes these proteins:
- the LOC128672953 gene encoding protein embryonic gonad-like has protein sequence MNQQCKVCGEPAAGFHFGAFTCEGCKSFFGRTYNNISSISECKNNSECVINKKNRTACKACRLRKCLLVGMSKSGSRYGRRSNWFKIHCLLQEQQQQQISHLQTNKSPPNYNTSINPTFLPTNLLPAAALAEYYKNSEKNHFTDDVMRQSVSPSDSGASSADPEDDNSSRSTSGLSIFRPTSSPCSEKDVRLQGIRNQTKDVRKRKPSTMPPSPYGPLTASPSFSPRLFLPASLQNFRNVPPAIATWQVRNGGESILQSPAVAGVAIDQDQPIDLSIKSTAVLYRSPKNDEVSDSEPELRIDLGEENTKDIMKNPLDLSLVPKRTEEVPMTG, from the coding sequence TCATTCTTCGGGCGGACCTACAATAACATCTCATCGATATCAGAATGCAAGAACAACAGCGAATGTGTCATAAACAAGAAAAACCGAACGGCGTGCAAGGCGTGCAGATTACGAAAATGTCTCTTAGTTGGCATGTCGAAGTCTGGGTCAAGATATGGCAGGAGATCCAACTGGTTCAAGATCCATTGCCTCCTACAAGAAcagcaacaacaacaaatCAGTCATTTACAGACAAATAAATCACCGCCTAATTACAATACATCCATAAATCCAACTTTTCTACCCACGAATTTACTACCAGCTGCTGCTCTAGcggaatattacaaaaactcTGAAAAAAACCATTTCACTGATGACGTTATGAGACAAAGCGTGTCCCCATCTGATTCTGGAGCTTCATCGGCTGATCCAGAAGATGATAATAGTTCTAGAAGCACCAGTGGACTAAGCATCTTTAGACCAACGTCTTCTCCGTGCAGTGAAAAGGATGTTAGGTTACAAGGAATAAGGAATCAAACGAAGGATGTCAGAAAACGGAAACCATCGACTATGCCGCCGTCTCCTTATGGTCCATTAACGGCATCACCAAGTTTTTCTCCCAGGCTTTTCTTGCCAGCATCGTTACAGAATTTCAGAAATGTCCCACCTGCAATTGCCACATGGCAAGTTAGAAATGGTGGCGAATCAATACTTCAGTCACCAGCGGTTGCTGGAGTAGCGATTGACCAAGACCAACCTATAGATCTATCAATAAAATCCACAGCAGTTTTATATAGAAGTCCCAAAAATGATGAAGTAAGTGACTCAGAACCTGAATTGAGAATCGATTTGGGTGAAGAAAACACAAAGGACATTATGAAGAATCCTTTAGATCTATCTCTAGTTCCAAAAAGAACTGAAGAAGTACCCATGACAGGGTGA